A portion of the Calothrix sp. 336/3 genome contains these proteins:
- the aroB gene encoding 3-dehydroquinate synthase codes for MAAVIPVNLPQDAYEIVIASHGLDKLGEYLSGLKLGKNILLVSNSTVFPLYGARAIASLESAGFDVSECLLPDGENYKTLESIQQIYNTALENRLERSATMVALGGGVIGDMTGFAAATWLRGINFVQVPTTLLAMVDASIGGKTGVNHPQGKNLIGAFHQPRLVLIDPEVLSTLPVREFRAGMAEVIKYGVIWDGELFAKMAASSGLDRMDSISPELINLILTRSCQAKADVVSQDEKEAGLRAILNYGHTIGHAVESLTGYTLVNHGEAVAIGMVAAGKIAVALGMWTEAEAVKQDALITQAGLPTKLPQGLDITAIAITLQLDKKVKAGKVRFVLPTQIGAVTVTDTVSSEVISQVLQGMTGG; via the coding sequence ATGGCTGCTGTGATTCCCGTGAATTTACCCCAGGATGCATACGAGATTGTGATTGCATCCCATGGTTTGGATAAATTAGGTGAGTATTTATCAGGGTTGAAACTCGGTAAGAATATATTACTGGTTTCTAATTCCACGGTTTTCCCTTTGTATGGTGCAAGGGCGATCGCCTCTCTCGAAAGTGCAGGTTTTGATGTTTCTGAGTGTCTACTCCCCGATGGCGAAAATTACAAAACCCTGGAATCTATTCAGCAAATCTATAATACTGCCCTAGAAAATCGCCTGGAACGTTCTGCCACCATGGTAGCCTTGGGTGGTGGTGTCATTGGTGACATGACTGGGTTTGCGGCGGCGACTTGGTTGCGTGGTATCAATTTTGTCCAAGTGCCCACTACTCTCTTGGCAATGGTGGATGCCTCAATTGGTGGAAAAACGGGGGTAAACCATCCCCAAGGCAAAAATTTAATTGGTGCGTTTCATCAACCACGTTTAGTTTTAATTGACCCGGAAGTATTGTCAACTCTCCCTGTACGGGAATTTCGAGCTGGGATGGCAGAGGTGATTAAGTATGGGGTGATTTGGGATGGGGAATTATTTGCCAAGATGGCAGCTAGTTCGGGGTTGGATAGGATGGACAGTATTTCCCCGGAGTTAATTAACTTAATTTTAACTCGGTCTTGCCAAGCCAAGGCGGATGTTGTCAGTCAGGATGAGAAGGAAGCCGGGTTACGGGCGATACTCAACTACGGACATACTATTGGTCATGCAGTGGAAAGTTTGACGGGTTACACCCTGGTGAATCATGGCGAAGCAGTGGCGATCGGGATGGTAGCGGCTGGTAAAATAGCTGTTGCCCTGGGAATGTGGACAGAAGCGGAAGCTGTGAAGCAGGATGCTTTAATTACTCAAGCAGGTTTACCAACAAAGTTACCCCAGGGTTTGGATATCACCGCGATCGCGATCACATTGCAGTTAGATAAGAAGGTGAAAGCTGGAAAAGTCCGATTTGTCTTACCCACCCAGATAGGAGCAGTGACAGTCACGGATACAGTTAGTAGTG
- a CDS encoding phenylacetate--CoA ligase family protein, with amino-acid sequence MDERLNRATQALTNFLATPLDTQLQTPREPNILNLFQDVAATVPAYQAFLQEHDINPSSIKTLADFQQLPPITKENYLQKYPISALCRHGKLETCDMIAVSSGSTGKPTFWGRFFSDELQIATRFEQIFHDSFAADTRRTLAVICFTLGTWVGGMYTTNCCRYLAWKGYPLTVVTPGNHKEEIFRVVGEMGKLFDQVVLLGYPPFLKDVIDTGIARGIPWKEYQVKLVMAGEVFSEEWRSLVGERIGAVNPCYDSASLYGTADAGVLGNETPLSICIRRFLGENPEAARKLFGESRLPTLVQYDPQSRFFEVVDNTLLFSGDNGIPLIRYNILDRGGIIGYGEMLEFLAEYNFHPTSELTNVRHLPFVYVFGRSNFTVSYFGANIYPENVTVGLEQPVIQDWVTGKFVLQVLEDTDKNKLLTVVVELAPGVEADSGKKEAIATAILTQLRRLNSEFANYVPPEYQTPQVTLKPMGDVEYFPLGVKHRYTRK; translated from the coding sequence ATGGATGAGAGACTGAACCGTGCTACCCAAGCATTAACTAATTTCCTAGCTACACCCCTAGATACCCAACTCCAAACCCCTAGGGAACCTAACATCTTAAATCTATTTCAAGATGTGGCTGCAACAGTTCCTGCATACCAAGCTTTTCTCCAGGAACATGACATCAACCCTAGCTCCATCAAAACATTAGCTGATTTCCAGCAGCTACCCCCAATTACCAAGGAAAATTATTTACAAAAATATCCCATATCTGCGTTATGTCGCCATGGCAAACTAGAAACCTGTGACATGATTGCAGTCTCCTCTGGTTCTACGGGAAAACCCACATTTTGGGGGCGTTTTTTCAGCGATGAGTTACAAATTGCTACCCGTTTTGAGCAGATATTTCATGATAGTTTTGCTGCTGATACCCGTCGCACCTTGGCAGTCATTTGTTTTACCCTGGGGACTTGGGTAGGGGGAATGTACACGACAAATTGCTGTCGTTACCTTGCGTGGAAAGGTTATCCCCTCACCGTTGTTACTCCCGGTAATCACAAGGAAGAAATTTTTCGGGTAGTGGGGGAAATGGGTAAATTATTTGACCAAGTGGTTCTACTGGGATATCCCCCTTTCTTGAAAGATGTTATTGATACGGGGATTGCCCGTGGTATTCCCTGGAAAGAATATCAAGTAAAATTAGTGATGGCAGGGGAGGTATTTAGTGAAGAATGGCGGAGTTTGGTGGGGGAAAGAATCGGTGCAGTCAATCCTTGTTATGATTCTGCGTCTTTGTATGGAACTGCGGATGCGGGGGTATTGGGAAATGAAACACCTTTGAGTATTTGTATTCGCCGCTTTTTAGGGGAAAATCCAGAAGCTGCCAGGAAGCTATTTGGTGAATCTCGTTTACCTACCTTGGTACAGTATGACCCCCAGAGTCGTTTTTTTGAAGTTGTGGATAACACCTTATTATTTTCTGGTGATAACGGTATTCCTCTGATACGTTACAACATCCTAGATAGGGGGGGAATTATTGGTTATGGGGAGATGTTGGAGTTTTTAGCTGAGTATAATTTTCATCCTACCTCGGAATTAACCAATGTACGTCACTTACCCTTCGTCTATGTGTTTGGACGTTCTAATTTTACAGTCTCCTATTTTGGCGCGAATATTTACCCGGAAAATGTCACCGTGGGGTTAGAGCAACCTGTGATTCAGGATTGGGTGACAGGAAAGTTCGTCTTACAAGTTCTTGAAGATACAGATAAAAATAAGTTGCTGACGGTGGTGGTGGAGTTAGCTCCAGGGGTAGAAGCAGACTCAGGGAAGAAAGAGGCGATCGCCACTGCAATTCTTACCCAATTACGACGCTTGAATAGTGAATTTGCTAACTATGTACCCCCAGAATACCAAACCCCCCAAGTCACTCTCAAACCTATGGGTGATGTGGAATATTTTCCCTTGGGAGTGAAGCACCGATACACCCGTAAGTAA